In the genome of Halobacterium noricense, one region contains:
- a CDS encoding DUF7289 family protein, translating to MSASERGQSNVVGVAVLLGVTVVALGLLTASVGTVVDQHAAASDAQRVASDLDEALQPVETTGVRRGSVSFTRGSLDTLDREVRVLDSGGNASVVDANALRFSTGNRGATYLAGSVLAHGDGWSRTRSPVTVTADPDVLVVSVPALRGDVARTASGGVTYTLRSNVSHERRNLGRGGYRVAVETEHTDAVRAQFERWNATVSQRDIDGDGTPSVVADFPGARTAYVVVHETAVTVT from the coding sequence GTGAGCGCGAGCGAACGCGGACAGTCGAACGTCGTCGGCGTCGCCGTCCTGCTCGGCGTGACCGTGGTCGCGCTCGGCCTGCTGACGGCGAGCGTCGGCACCGTCGTCGACCAGCACGCCGCCGCCAGCGACGCCCAGCGGGTCGCCAGCGACCTCGACGAGGCGCTCCAGCCCGTCGAGACGACGGGCGTGCGCCGCGGCAGCGTCTCGTTCACGCGCGGGAGCCTCGACACGCTCGACCGCGAGGTGCGCGTGCTCGACAGCGGCGGCAACGCCTCCGTCGTGGACGCGAACGCGCTCCGCTTCTCGACTGGCAACCGGGGCGCGACCTACCTCGCGGGGTCGGTGCTCGCGCACGGCGACGGCTGGTCGCGCACGCGCTCGCCGGTCACCGTGACCGCGGACCCGGACGTGCTCGTCGTGAGTGTGCCCGCGCTCCGCGGCGACGTGGCGCGAACGGCCAGCGGCGGCGTGACCTACACGCTGCGGTCGAACGTCTCCCACGAACGCCGAAATCTCGGGCGCGGCGGCTACCGCGTCGCCGTCGAGACGGAGCACACCGACGCGGTCCGCGCGCAGTTCGAGCGGTGGAACGCCACCGTCAGCCAGCGCGACATCGACGGCGACGGGACACCGAGCGTCGTCGCTGACTTCCCCGGCGCGC